CAATTTGTTTTGAAAGACCAAAAAGTTGCGTATCAACAACTTCATCAAATGCCGGACAAGTTGCAAAACAAAGATGTTCTTTTTGACTATCAATTAATGTATATATTTTTTGTGTATCTTCTTTTAAAATTTTCATTACTATATCTTTACTGACCATTTCCATCTAGATTTCCTCCTCGAATAACTTCTGGAAGTCCTGTTCATTATAGCATAGAAAATCATGGCTTTGATAGATGGTTTTATCATTTATAATCACGTTCATTACGTATTTTAAACAAAATAAAAAAGCATATCCAGTTAATTGGATATGCTTTTCGGAAATTCTATTTTACTTTAAGAATGTGGAAGGTTTATTCTTCTACTTTCTTACTACGTTTTGCTGCTTTTTCTCGTTCGCTCTTATCAAGAATTTGTTTACGCAAACGAACATTCAAAGGTGTTATCTCACAATATTCATCGTCTGCCAAAAATTGTAAGGATTCTTCTAATGTTAATTGACGTGGACGTTTAATAACATTTGTCTGGTCTTTATTAGCAGACCGAACGTTTGTCATTTGTTTTGCTCGAGTAATATTAACAGCAATATCATTATCTCGTGCATTTTCTCCCACAATCATTCCTTCATAAATATCTACACCAGGTTCAATGAAGATAGTTCCACGATCTTCTATTCCCATAATTCCGTAAGTAGTTGTTTTTCCTGTTTCTG
The Jeotgalibaca sp. MA1X17-3 genome window above contains:
- a CDS encoding DUF1507 family protein, producing MEMVSKDIVMKILKEDTQKIYTLIDSQKEHLCFATCPAFDEVVDTQLFGLSKQIEFAIKLGVLEKDEGYQIISELEYSLNDMYSSYYQQTNAPQAKGE